From the Solanum pennellii chromosome 4, SPENNV200 genome, one window contains:
- the LOC107016820 gene encoding F-box/FBD/LRR-repeat protein At1g13570-like — protein sequence MEIIFESVPQEVVDEISASILDITFNHLRTVKIYGVLLEEVDMWLIKVLLAKSAALVKMIVMPPDEQGLSLPSPDRLSNLDIHLIDDILTLRHLYLKECEIQLPCFFKGFNKLIRLILKSVTLSSDTFESLISYCPLLEDLVLKDIDNPYFMSINAPKLRSFVFRGDIQLIHLENVPVLSNVLYAPRELVLEDEDDFVNIFSSIPSLECFSWDHFEVDNGSTKVIPTRLPSVLNCLKRLFMSWITLGEFFELSFALFIIRSSPNFEEIEIKECILSDGDYFESVPQEVVDEIPASFSDITFKHLRTVKFYDVLLEEVEMHLIKVLLAKSPALVKMVIKPHQMETNKSLNVLAEIKKFQRASSKAEVVYLVD from the exons ATGGAGATTATTTTCGAATCTGTGCCCCAAGAGGTTGTTGATGAGATTTCTGCAAGCATTTTggatatcacatttaatcatCTGAGGACCGTTAAAATTTATGGTGTACTATTAGAAGAGGTTGACATGTGGCTTATCAAGGTTTTATTGGCAAAGTCTGCAGCACTGGTGAAAATG ATTGTCATGCCTCCAGATGAACAAGGACTTAGTTTACCTTCTCCTGATCGACTTAGCAACCTTGACATTCATTTAATCGATGACATTCTAA CATTAAGGCATTTGTATCTCAAGGAATGTGAAATACAGCTTCCATGTTTCTTTAAGGGATTTAATAAGTTGATTAGGCTAATATTGAAATCTGTCACATTATCTTCTGATACGTTTGAAAGTCTGATCTCTTATTGCCCGTTGCTTGAGGATTTGGTGCTAAAAGACATAGACAATCCGTACTTCATGAGTATTAATGCTCCGAAGCTAAGGTCATTTGTCTTTCGTGGCGATATACAATTGATTCATCTTGAAAATGTCCCTGTTCTTTCAAATGTTCTGTATGCGCCTAGAGAATTAGTTCTAGAGGACGAAGAtgattttgtcaatattttttcgTCTATTCCTTCTCTCGAGTGTTTCAGCTGGGATCATTTTGAG GTAGATAATGGATCAACTAAAGTTATACCAACAAGGCTCCCATCAGTTCTTAACTGTCTGAAACGCCTATTCATGTCTTGGATTACTCTTGGAGAGTTTTTTGAGCTTTCGTTTGCTCTTTTCATAATACGGAGCTCtccaaattttgaagaaattgaaattaag GAATGTATCCTTAGTGATGGAGATTATTTCGAATCTGTGCCCCAGGAGGTTGTTGATGAGATTCCTGCAAGCTTTTCGGATATCACATTTAAACATCTGAGAacagttaagttttatgatgtactattagaAGAGGTTGAAATGCACCTTATCAAGGTTTTATTGGCAAAGTCTCCAGCACTGGTGAAAATGGTAATCAAGCCTCATCAAATGGAAACTAACAAATCTCTCAACGTACTAGCGGAGATAAAAAAGTTTCAACGGGCATCATCTAAAGCAGAAGTCGTGTATCTTGTTGATTAG